Proteins encoded within one genomic window of Macrobrachium nipponense isolate FS-2020 chromosome 9, ASM1510439v2, whole genome shotgun sequence:
- the LOC135218268 gene encoding protein fem-1 homolog A-like, protein MVEYLVSRTDLISVKEKADAFELLGASLLDDLEDIVSVIQYWKSAMSHRYVDGVLTYPKSELNLEGPAHEEFREVTTLEQLEAIETDFESVQRQSLLVKERVLGPDHFTTLLYIRDAGLDYANDGAFKQCINLWVHAIEVQYFRLKPLNHARLYHFRSFVGLFSSLTDAEHVSNWNRQPKDFFDDIMCVFEKGARELNLVVSELDQSDISVKKLNESHLNECVAIIMHLLVSLTMLQPQLSSSQIHTFRSALYQLLKKDPRDAAGWSLLHIACCRSFKLMDGFSVPVSSTPRKTVIDLLLDTGADPCATDKEGNTPLHTLAKNEDCSKGMVESLLRAGAHLDAMNSRRQTFWSLRGSREPVLSKAKVLSHTSLQCLAATCIREHGIPYKGILHPRLEKFVDMH, encoded by the exons ATGGTAGAATATCTTGTAAGCAGAACAGACTTGATATCTGTTAAAGAGAAAGCCGATGCATTCGAGTTACTTGGAGCTTCGCTTTTAGACGATTTGGAAGATATTGTCAGTGTTATTCAGTACTGGAAATCAGCTATGAGCCACAG GTACGTAGATGGTGTCCTGACTTATCCAAAATCCGAACTGAATTTGGAAGGTCCTGCACACGAGGAGTTCAGGGAAGTCACCACCTTAGAGCAACTAGAGGCCATAGAGACTGACTTCGAGTCAGTCCAACGTCAGTCTCTCCTCGTGAAGGAGAGGGTTTTAGGACCCGATCATTTTACCACACTGCTATATATCCGGGACGCAGGTCTCGACTACGCAAATGACGGTGCTTTCAAGCAATGCATCAACCTGTGGGTTCACGCTATCGAAGTGCAATATTTCCGGCTAAAACCACTCAACCACGCTAGGCTCTACCACTTCAGGTCATTCGTGGGGCTGTTTTCATCCCTGACGGACGCAGAGCATGTAAGTAACTGGAATCGTCAACCTAAGGATTTTTTCGatgatattatgtgtgtgtttgaaaaaGGCGCGAGGGAATTGAATCTGGTTGTTTCCGAATTAGATCAAAGCGACATTTCCGTGAAGAAGCTAAATGAATCACACCTTAACGAGTGTGTTGCAATCATCATGCATTTATTAGTATCGTTAACTATGTTACAGCCACAGCTCTCGTCCTCTCAGATACACACTTTCAGGAGTGCGTTGTATCAACTACTGAAGAAGGATCCAAGGGATGCAGCGGGTTGGAGCCTTCTCCACATCGCCTGCTGTAGAAGCTTTAAGCTCATGGACGGGTTTTCAGTGCCGGTGTCTAGCACTCCTAGAAAGACAGTCATCGACCTCCTGCTGGACACCGGTGCAGATCCTTGCGCCACCGACAAGGAGGGCAACACGCCCCTCCACACGcttgccaaaaatgaggattGCTCCAAGGGCATGGTCGAGTCACTTTTGCGAGCCGGTGCTCACTTAGACGCCATGAATAGCCGAAGGCAGACGTTCTGGTCACTGAGGGGTTCCCGGGAACCCGTTCTTTCTAAGGCAAAGGTGCTGAGTCACACCTCTCTGCAATGCTTAGCTGCCACTTGCATTCGGGAACATGGGATTCCTTAtaagggtatcttacatccccgACTTGAGAAATTTGTTGACATGCACTAA